The sequence below is a genomic window from Microbulbifer hydrolyticus.
TTTTGCCGCTGAAATAGCCGCGGATCAGCAGCGGTTCCTGCAGCTGGTTGAGGTACTGCTCGGTGGCCGGGGAGATGGAATACAGGTTGCCCTCGGTCACATCCGCGCGCAGGGATTTCAATTGCCCCAGCCACAGGTTGGCGCCCAGGGCATTGACCACCAGCAGCGCGGTAACCGCGTGCCAGGCGCGGCGATGCTGGCGGTCGCCGCTGGCGGCCCAGCGCTCGCGCTCCAGTACCAGGGTGTTGAGGGCCAGGAACACCGCGCACAGGCTCAGGTAGTAGTAGAGGTCCGGCAGGTCGATGACGCCGCGGGTGATGGCATCAAAGCGCGCACCGGTGCTGAGACTGCGCAGCCACTCGCCGGCGCTGTTGCCGAAAAAGTCGGTGAGCAGCGGTGTGCCGATCAGATAGAACACTCCGCACATGGCGGAAGCCACGATCAGGCTGACGATCTGGTTGCTGGCGCGGGCGGAGACGAACAAGCCGATGCTGAGATACGCCGCACCCAGTAAAAAGGTGGCAAGATAGCCGGCCCACACCGGTCCCCAGTCCAGCTCGCCGATCAGCGCCACGGTGATCGGCAGCGGCAGGGTGATGGCCAGCGCAATACCGAGCAGTACAAGGCAGGCGACAAATTTGCCCACCACAAACTGCCACAGGGGCGCGGGCTGGGTGAGGATATGTTCCAGGGTGCCCTTGGCGCGCTCGTCGCTCCACAGACGCATGGTGAGTGCGCTACTGAGGAATATCAGCAGCAGCGGCATCCACTCGAACAGCGGGCGCACGTCGGCGATATTGCGGGCAAAAAAGGCCTCGCCCCAGAAAAACACGAACAGGCTTACCGCGGCAAAGGTGGCGAGAAACAGATAGGCCACCGGCGAGGCGAAAAACAGGGTGAGCTCTTTGGCGGCGACGCGCTGCATCAGCTGCTTGCCGCTGACCGGGGGCGTGTTACGGGGATTGTTATCAGGCCGCATTATCCAGTGCCTCCGTTTTTTCGTCTTTGCTGTTTTCATTTACCTGGCGGAACAGGCTTTCCAGGTCCCGCTGTTCCGGCTGCAGGCGATAGAGCTCGCCGCCGGCGGCGATCAGGGTGCGGGCGATCACCGCGCTGGCACTGCGCAGGTTGGCGTCCTCATTAAGCAGGATGCGGAACTGCCCGGCGCTCTTCTGTGGCTCGATGCGCTCTATGCCGTCTTCCTTGCCGAGGCGGCCGAGGACTTCGCGGGCGTCGGTGGCGGAGGTTTCAAGCAGGATGCTGTTGGCGCGGCGCAGCTGGTCGAGGTTTTCGTCCACCGCGAGGCGGCCGCGGTGGATGATCAGCACGCGGTCACACAGGGCTTCCACTTCCTGCATGATGTGGGTGGAGAGGATGACGGTGGCTTCGCGGGCGATGTCTTTGATCAGTGCGCGCATCTGCCGGGTCTGTGTGGGATCGAGGCCATTGGTGGGCTCATCCAGGATCAGCAGGCGCGGACGCCCGAGAATGGCCTGGGCGACGCCGACGCGCTGTTTGTAACCGCGCGACAGGGTGTGGATGCGCGCGTGCAGTTTGTCCGCCAGTTCGGTGGCTGTGAGGGCGCGGCGGATTTCGTCGATTTTTTCCTGGCCGTCGAGGCCTTTTAGTGAGGCGGCGTAGTCGAGGTAGTCGGCGACGGTCATTTCGCCATACACCGGCAAGTTCTCTGGCAGGTAGCCCAGTTGCCGTTGCAGGGTTTTGGGCTTGTCGGCCATGCTGATGCCATCAATCTTTACGCTGCCGGTATCCGGTTCGAGATAGCCGGAGAGCATTTTCATGATGGTGGTTTTACCGGCGCCGTTGTGGCCGAGCAGGCCGACAATTTCGCCTTTGCCAATATTAAAACTGACGCCGTCTACGGCTTTGAAGTCGCCATAGCAACGGCTGAGGTGGGTGACTTCCAGCACCTTGTCCTCCTTTTGATTTGGTTGTCAGGGGGTGGTGGTAAAACTTCGGGGTTTTAATCAGCTCCGTGGCGGCGCCGCTGTCCGGTACAGCTTTGCGAGACACGCGGTGAACCCTTCCATGGGGCTCTGCACCGCCATCCATGGCGGTGAAGGTCTCGCAAAGCTGTACCGGACATCGACGCCTTCGCGCGAAGTGATGTGATACTTTTTCGAAAGTGATTACGGCGGCGGACGCGAGATGGGCAGGTAGATAGGCACGCGTCGCATGGGGCAGCGACAGGTTGCCGCGGCCCGGGGGAGATAGAGAAACTGGTGATGATTCGTGTAATCAGTCGAAATAGTCATGCTCGTAAAACGGGTCGGCCCGCAATAAAAACAAGGTTCAGACGAAAGATCGTTGGGTGTTGATCGTGGCTTAGATAGGGCCGGTTTGGAAAAGTTCAAGGCGCGGATCTGCACCGGTGAGGAATCCGGTGACGGCCGGTGTACACTTTGGGTTTCGCCGCTTTTTTGTGGCCACTAAACTCGCCGTTCAGGATTTAGATGGAGTCGCCCATGTCATTGATGGAATTCTGCCCGCCACAGCATCAGACACTGTTCACCCAGCGTTGGGAGGATTGGTGCGCCGCGGTGGGGGCGGAGCAGGTGGCGGCGGTTGAGGCGTTGTTGGATGACGGCAATAGCCTGGCGTTGTCGCGGGGGTTGTCGCGGGGATTGGTGCGCACGTTTGTGGGCTCGGATTTCTTTGTGCAGCAGTGCAGTCGGCACCCGGAATGGCTGGCGGGCTTTGTCGGGCAGGAGGATTGCGGCCTGAGCGCACCGGAGCTGGCGGAAATTGAATCGGAAGAGCAGCTGGAAAAAGTGCTGCGAAATCTGCGTAACCGGGTTAATGCCGAGGCGGTCTGGCGGGATTTTGCCGGGCAGTGGGATATTCCCGCCGCCTGCGGGCGGCTGACCGAGCTGGCGGAGGTGTGTATCCAGTGTGCGCTGGACTGGCACCGGGGGAAGATGGTCGAGCGCCATGGTGAGCCGCGCAACAGAGATGGGGACATCCAGCCGATGGTGGTGCTGGGGATGGGCAAGCTGGGGGCGCGGGAGCTGAACCTGTCTTCGGATATCGATCTGATTTTTGCCTACCCGGAGCCGGGGCAGAGTGATGGCGAGAAGCCACTGGAAAATCAGGCCTGGTTCCAGCGCCTGGGGCAGCGT
It includes:
- a CDS encoding ABC transporter ATP-binding protein: MLEVTHLSRCYGDFKAVDGVSFNIGKGEIVGLLGHNGAGKTTIMKMLSGYLEPDTGSVKIDGISMADKPKTLQRQLGYLPENLPVYGEMTVADYLDYAASLKGLDGQEKIDEIRRALTATELADKLHARIHTLSRGYKQRVGVAQAILGRPRLLILDEPTNGLDPTQTRQMRALIKDIAREATVILSTHIMQEVEALCDRVLIIHRGRLAVDENLDQLRRANSILLETSATDAREVLGRLGKEDGIERIEPQKSAGQFRILLNEDANLRSASAVIARTLIAAGGELYRLQPEQRDLESLFRQVNENSKDEKTEALDNAA